One genomic segment of Mangifera indica cultivar Alphonso chromosome 6, CATAS_Mindica_2.1, whole genome shotgun sequence includes these proteins:
- the LOC123218178 gene encoding proteasome subunit alpha type-5, whose amino-acid sequence MFLTRTEYDRGVNTFSPEGRLFQVEYAIEAIKLGSTAIGLKTKEGVVLAVEKRITSPLLEPSSVEKIMEIDNHIGCAMSGLIADARTLVEHARVETQNHRFSYGEPMTVESTTQALCDLALRFGEGDEESMSRPFGVSLLIAGHDENGPSLYYTDPSGTFWQCNAKAIGSGSEGADSSLQEQFNKDLTLQEAETIALSILKQVMEEKVTPNNVDIAKVAPTYHLYTPAEVEAVISRL is encoded by the exons ATGTTTCTTACAAG GACTGAGTATGATAGAGGAGTGAACACATTCTCTCCAGAAGGCAGGTTGTTCCAGGTTGAGTATGCTATTGAGGCCATCAAG CTGGGTTCAACTGCAATTGGGTTGAAGACAAAAGAAGGAGTTGTCCTTGCTGTTGAGAAACGGATCACTTCACCACTCCTG GAACCTAGCAGTGTTGAAAAAATTATGGAAATAGACAACCACATAGGATGTGCTATGAGTGGATTGATTGCTGATGCTCGTACGCTTGTTGAACATGCACGAGTGGAAACTCAG AACCATAGATTCTCATATGGTGAGCCAATGACTGTGGAATCAACAACTCAAGCACTTTGCGATCTCGCACTACGTTTTGGTGAAGGTGATGAGGAATCCATG TCTCGTCCTTTTGGAGTATCTCTTCTTATTGCCGGTCATGATGAGAATGGGCCCAGCTT GTACTATACAGATCCGTCTGGCACATTCTGGCAATGCAATGCCAAAGCTATTGGTTCAGGTTCAGAAGGAGCTGACAGTTCTCTTCAAGAACAATTTAACAAG GACCTTACCCTTCAAGAAGCGGAAACAATTGCTTTGTCCATTCTGAAGCAAGTTATGgaagaaaag gTGACTCCAAACAATGTTGATATTGCAAAGGTAGCTCCAACATATCATCTCTATACACCTGCTGAGGTGGAGGCAGTCATTAGTCGCCTATGA